A genomic window from Gemmatimonadaceae bacterium includes:
- a CDS encoding NTP transferase domain-containing protein, whose protein sequence is MADRDGVPAQRLMHATLAVILARGLGTRLRRDDGATMSTEQAQAAEAGHKALMPLGGRPLLDYLLHNLTESGVRDIVLVVPPGDSPLRQRYDVDLPPTRLRVRFAVQNEPLGTAHALLAARDAVCAPLGAPADADGRRHFLMCNGDNLYSADALRALVNADGPALVAYDAEALVRESGIEAERVRRFALVDSDAAGLLREIVEKPDAGHPLLAAASPRVSMNLWRFTDRIFDACRGLEQSPRGEFELADAVRASMQAGERYAAIERAEAVLDLTQRRDVATLEARLAGVHPRP, encoded by the coding sequence GTGGCGGATCGTGATGGGGTTCCGGCGCAGCGGCTGATGCACGCGACGTTGGCGGTCATTCTGGCCCGCGGGCTCGGTACACGGCTGCGCCGCGATGATGGCGCGACGATGAGTACCGAGCAGGCGCAGGCGGCGGAGGCTGGCCATAAGGCGCTGATGCCGCTGGGCGGACGCCCGTTATTGGACTATCTGCTGCACAACTTGACCGAGTCCGGAGTGCGCGACATCGTACTCGTCGTGCCGCCCGGCGACTCGCCGTTGCGGCAGCGCTATGATGTGGACCTGCCGCCCACGCGCCTGCGTGTGCGCTTCGCGGTGCAGAACGAGCCGCTGGGTACGGCCCACGCGCTGCTTGCCGCACGCGATGCCGTCTGCGCGCCGCTGGGCGCCCCGGCCGACGCCGACGGCCGGCGACACTTCCTGATGTGCAACGGCGACAACCTCTACTCCGCGGACGCGCTGCGCGCGCTGGTGAACGCTGACGGGCCGGCGCTGGTGGCCTATGACGCCGAGGCCCTGGTGCGCGAGAGCGGCATCGAGGCGGAACGCGTGCGACGCTTCGCGCTCGTGGACAGCGATGCCGCGGGGTTGCTGCGGGAGATCGTCGAGAAGCCGGACGCTGGACATCCGCTGCTTGCCGCCGCCTCGCCGCGCGTATCGATGAATCTCTGGCGCTTCACGGACCGCATCTTCGACGCCTGCCGCGGCCTCGAGCAGTCGCCGCGTGGCGAGTTCGAGTTGGCGGACGCAGTGCGGGCGTCGATGCAGGCGGGCGAACGCTACGCCGCGATTGAACGGGCCGAGGCGGTGCTGGACCTCACGCAGCGTCGCGACGTCGCCACGTTGGAGGCGCGCCTCGCCGGCGTGCATCCGCGCCCGTGA